ATTTAGTCCATTAAACTCCTAAAAAAGTGAAACGTATACATTTCCAAGACCCAAAGGTTTACTTTTTTACTGTCTTTGCTAAGTaagatcaaacattttcacagaaaCTTCCctaggagagaagaaaagtacaTGGAAATGTAAGCAACTATTCAAATTACAATCTGTTTGTAGAATGAAAGTGAGTGTCATCCACACCTGGTTTTAATTTTTGTGATTGCTGCTTTGTCGAGCTCTCATCCATCTGAGATCATTCAGTCAGAGGGGTTCACCCTGGTCAGAGTTTGATACTTGAGAGTCTTGGATGTGGACTCTGAAGGAAAGGAATGAAAGCAGCCACTGTTTGAGAAGACAAATTAGTGCTGATCTGCACCCAAGAACGGAAGTTTCTCAAATAGTGGgtaatttgttttcacaaatcaAAACCATGATGACAGGAGAACGGCTTTCTTTGGCGATTCCTTCTCCGGAAACCAACAGTGCAAAGGACTCTGGAGGCCTTAATGAGAGAAGCAACTCTCTGAACCTGATGGAGGATTGCGGGTAAAGACCACATGATGCATCTAGACTTGGACAAACGTCATATTTGAAGGTTTTGATGAaatctacttttattttttttaaagtccaacTATGGACATTTCCTCAGCTCTCAGGTCGGTGTTCTCAGTATTCACTCTTGAAGAGGACGATCAAGCTTCGACTCAGTTGGATAATCATGATTCAAATACAGACGGGTAAGATAAGGTTGTAGTCTTTATACTCTTTATAGTGTCTATAGTTTTACAACATGTGATCTACTTAACAAACCAGGCCAGCAGATCGAGCTGAGGAGGAGATGCAGAGTGTGACATTCACCTCAAAGTTTGTTGACTTCTGTAAGTTTAACCTTCTCCTTCTCACTTACTGAAAAGTGTGATGTTTGCAGCAATGTCAAGTACcttttcttcatgtgtgtgcTCTGCAGTCCCTCTGTATCAGGAGTACTGTCTGCAGGATGTGAAAGAAGATCTCTCTAGAATCGCCGAGAGTTTTGTGTCTGAACTGATAACGCCTCAATACCTGCAGGGTCTGCAGTCCCATTTTCATCCTTCCTTCAAATCTGTGGCTGCATCGCCTCAATCAAGCCCTCTGCAAGCACCTCCATCCTCACTTTTGCCTCGGCCAATCAGGGTGATTCCATGCACCCTTTGGCAAGAGCTAGAGGAGGTGAAGGCATCTGGCCTGCTCGGTAGCTTGACAGCCAGAGAGATCCGCCTTCAAGAGGTGTGAAAAAGTTCTGCATCTTATTTTCACCATATTGCATTCAAGATTATTTGGAACCAAGTGACGTTTGAATCAAATTATCGGACTACATTGAGCAAGACAGGAGTGGGCGAAGAGAATTGGCCTTCACTGCAATGTTAATTAAACTGCATAAAAGCATTTAGCAGGATAGCTAGAGGTAGGGTACAGCTGTGCCTTTATAACTGATCTTTATGAATGTAAATTCTGCAAAGTGGATGGTGTGCCAGGAAAGCATGTTTTACCTAAATCTGAAGGTTCTTAACTCTGCAATCAGTTTGTCAATGCCCAACTCTGTTCACTTTGTAGATGTAGTTAAATAACCATGCTAATATTCAGCCTGCAGCAATAGTGGCACTGTGCTTTAGTATTTTTGATACATCAAGCAAGCTATAGATGATGAATGTGGacgtaaaatgtttttatgtaactttcaaaatatAAGCATGTATCTGTTGGTCACAATTTATCAATACTATTTCAGTCGTTTTTTAGCATGGTAATTATGTTTTCTTAATACTGTGACCATTATCTCTGTGGGTAATCCAAAGTCTCTGTTCCATCACATTCATTTAGACAGGGTtggacatgtaaaaaaaaaaatgttaaaggcTTAACTTCCCATGAAAAGTTAATCTAataggagttaaaaaaaaaaaaatgcatcagtgTGGGACTATTCACAGCTTTGTAGTCAAACTCATGATGTATTATAAGTTTTTGTTGGAAAGAACTACAACATGCTTTAAATACAAATGCTCTACTTTTTGTAGGATCGAGTCTGTGTTGGTTCTGCTGTTTATTTCCAACATTAAGAAATGCATAACCACAAGCTTCAGCCTGCTACCTGCTGTTGTAAtactcaatataaaaaaaaaagacttaaatctTGTTCTTAATCCTTAACTTTTTCTTCCTCCGCAGTCGATGTTTGAGTTGATCGGCTCCGAAGCGTCTTACCTGAGGAGCCTCCGAGTAGCTGTCAATCACTTCTACGCATCAGCGGAGCTTAAAGAGAGCCTGTCCAAGAGGGAGCATCATGTGTTGTTTTCCAACATCCGTGTTGTGACGGCAGCCAGTGAAAAGTGAGAGCTCCACATGAAGTACTTCTTTTTACAATAACTTCTTCCCTTAGTGTTTTTCTGAGCTCGTGTTTGGTCTCTCCTAGGTTTCTGATGGATCTTGAACTGAGACTGGGAGAGAGTGTGTTGATGTCTCAGGTTGGAGACATTGTGCTCCAAAACTGCCCAGAGTTTTACCGCCTTTATGTGCCATATGTGACCAACATGATGTACCAAGAGGCCCTTGTCAACCAGCTGCTGTAAGTTTCTGTGCTTGATACCTCTTGTAGTACTCCAGCTTTTCATCAAACATATTCATTCAGATCTTGTCTTTCTGAAGTCAGCAGAACAGAGACTTCCTGTCCTCAGTTAAGAAGCTTCAGAGTGATCCAGTGTGTCAAAGACAGAGCCTGAAGTCCTTCCTAGTCCTTCCTTTTCAGAGAATTACTCGTATGAAACTCATCTTAGAGGTCAGCATGTGATGGGATTTTAATTTTAAGCTTcctaacatatatatatatatatattattattatttttttattttacatcttgATACTGTATAATCAAGTTTCAGAAAATAACTGCTTCTGTTGGCTTGTCTCTCATTCAGAGCATCCTGAAACTGACTGAACCAGGCTCTGCCTCGATTTTAAATCTGGAAAAAGCAATAGAAGCCATTCACGAGGTAATGCTGTTCACTTTAAAGTGTTCTGGCTGGTCAGCTTACACTGAGGCCACCATGCTTTTTACAATGTAGCGTTGTGTAGTGGGTTCAGTTCTGCCAGCAAAATgttgagcaaataaatcattaCATTTGACCTGTAAAAAGTTGAATATGAACTAAAagttgcttttgaatgtgctcTGACCAGATTGTGACGGAGTGTGACAGGGGCGtccaaaaaatgaaacaaattgagGAGCTGGTCTCTCTGGAAATGCTGATGGATTTTGGAAAAGTCAAGGTGAagaatttctctttttttgtgtctttaaccCAGATTTGAATGTGTTCTGTAACCTGCAGATAGGGATGATTAAACTAACTGCCTGCCTCTTTTATCATTCAGTCAGTGCCTTTGGTGGTGAGAGGGCGTTTTCTGGTGCACCATGGTCCCATGAGACAGCTGACTTTGGAGGCTGCTTACAGCTCAAGAATATCATTCATCAGCGTCTACCTCCACCTCTTCAACGACCTTTTGATCATCTCCTCAAAGAAGTATTTTCTTTAACCAGCCATTATTAACCAttgtttttcatcttcaaaaacatACTCTGATGGGATGCTGTTTCATTTGctatacaaaataaattatGATCCGAACCGGCTATCTGAACATTTTCAGTTCTATTGtgtaaaacactgaaatattctAACAGTATTTAATTGGAAACCCCACTGTGTTGCCTCTCTTTGTCTAGTGCTGGGGATCGGAGGTTCTCGGTTTTGGATCATGCTGAATTCCCCTCACGTGTCCGGCTCGAGCCTCTCAAGGCTGAGGTCCTGGGTCTTCCCGCAGACTCCTTACTGTTGCATCTCTCTAAAAGTCAAACTGGACAACCAACAGCCATGATACTTGTAACAAACACAAGGTACGATTGgacgttgtttgtttttttatgaaaaagtGTTCCTGTCCCAGTGTGTCATCcatctgtgatttatttattgcaggTCAGATAAAAGGGCATGGAGGAAGCTTCTGTCTGAACAGTGATGGCAATATGACTCtgatctttattattttttgaatgaaatgtgcttgttttaacttcttttttttttttactaaatacAAATTTGAAAACTGAGTTTCTTTAGAACTTTCTCACTTAAGGATTTATTGTAACtgcacttcatgttttttttagttttttagtaGAGGCACTATAGAGCATCAAAGCACAGAACACACTCCAATGTGCACTGAGTTTGTCACaattaaaacacactttaagtTGGGGATACTTGGGTTTTTGGGAATCCATTTTTTCTACTTGTATTTaaatcacgttttttttttgctgttttgtaagATCTGCTTTATGCAACAaagttttcaaatgaataaagatTCAACAAGACAACTTGACACAACAGTTcatgattttctcttttttttttttaagtgatacaatatttacaaagaACTTTAAGGTGTGAGATGATTTTGCTTGAAGATAATTTAATCATAAATCAAagatcagaaaagaaaaaaagttcagaGATGAGGCGAAAAAGGAGCAGGCTGTCTAAACAAACACCTTTTTTATACACCGTGTGCTCAAAGACGAACACTGGATGGCGAGAAGTCTATAGAGGCACCCAGGGGTGACCCTAACTTGAGTCCAAATTCTGAACTTcctcccaaaaaaaagaaaaatcatgttCTGTATTAGAGTACTGTTCCTGTCTCCTGATGTGAGTAGTGGCTGGTTGATCCAGCTGTTACACAATCCTGATGCCACAAATTCTCTGCCAGGCAGTTGAGGAGGGGGGCTACGTCACCCAGCCCGTCACTGACCTCCCCACCCGTCCGCAGCACAGGTGAACCGCTCGTTTCCTGGAAGTGTCTCACATCGCTCTCTGCCACGTCACAGTGCATGAAAAGGTCAAATCTGAAGGTTTAAATTAAGGACAAATATGTCTCTTGATGAAGCTTAAAAAGACATTTAGTATGTGATGAGACAGTTTAAGCTGGGTACTCATTCTATGAGGAAAATATAAGCTAAACAGACAGATCTAACTATTTACAAAAGCTCTTGACAGATCAATGCAGAGCTCTCTACTCTAATTGAACCCTAATGGATCAATGTAGTAAATCTCTTGCGAAGTAAGCATCAGCTATATTCCACTTAGTGTGGAGAGGCTCTATATGCATTTCCCAGCCTGTGTTACCTTCACAAAAGAGCAAAGTTGGAGTTTAAAGATTTAGATTCAGGCTGGTTTATTAAAGTGATCCACAAGTTTTAAAAAGGATACTTGGTGC
The Labrus mixtus chromosome 7, fLabMix1.1, whole genome shotgun sequence DNA segment above includes these coding regions:
- the si:ch73-15b2.5 gene encoding rho guanine nucleotide exchange factor 19; the encoded protein is MWTLKERNESSHCLRRQISADLHPRTEVSQIVGNLFSQIKTMMTGERLSLAIPSPETNSAKDSGGLNERSNSLNLMEDCGPTMDISSALRSVFSVFTLEEDDQASTQLDNHDSNTDGPADRAEEEMQSVTFTSKFVDFFPLYQEYCLQDVKEDLSRIAESFVSELITPQYLQGLQSHFHPSFKSVAASPQSSPLQAPPSSLLPRPIRVIPCTLWQELEEVKASGLLGSLTAREIRLQESMFELIGSEASYLRSLRVAVNHFYASAELKESLSKREHHVLFSNIRVVTAASEKFLMDLELRLGESVLMSQVGDIVLQNCPEFYRLYVPYVTNMMYQEALVNQLLQQNRDFLSSVKKLQSDPVCQRQSLKSFLVLPFQRITRMKLILESILKLTEPGSASILNLEKAIEAIHEIVTECDRGVQKMKQIEELVSLEMLMDFGKVKSVPLVVRGRFLVHHGPMRQLTLEAAYSSRISFISVYLHLFNDLLIISSKNAGDRRFSVLDHAEFPSRVRLEPLKAEVLGLPADSLLLHLSKSQTGQPTAMILVTNTRSDKRAWRKLLSEQ